The stretch of DNA GCTGTAGCCATTCCAGCACTCACGCCGGCAAGCGCGTATGATGTGGTAACGGTACGGCAGGGAGGAACCATCGAAGGGACGGTGACGCTCGATGGACCGGTGCCGGACCCGAAGGCGTTCAGTCTGATCACGTTTCCGGATCCCGCCTATTGCGGCCGGATCTCCAATGGCAGCGGGTGGCGCTTGCTGCATGACTTTGTTGTCGGTCATCAGGGAGGACTGAAGGATGCCATTGTGCTCCTGGAAGGGGTCGAAGCTGGAAAACCGTTTGATGTTTCTGTCCCGTTGATCGAAGCCCGCGACTGCATGTTCCAGCCGTTCATGACCATTGTCCGTAATGGGCATGCGGTCGAGGTCATCAATATGGATCCCGTGATGCACGATATTCAGGGCTATGAGACGTCGCTGGAAGCGGGTGCGCGAGTCTTGTTCAATAGCCCGTTAGTCATGAATCACCAGCATCGTCGAGGGGATATCCATGCAACGCACGACCATGCTCCAGGTGCATCGTTGGTCGGGCCGATTTATTTGAACAAGGGGCGACGTACGTTCTACATGCAATGTGGCTTCCATGCCTACATGGAGAGCTGGGCCATGGCCGTGAACAATCCCTACTATGCGCTGACAGATGCCGAGGGGAAGTTCTCGATCACCGGCATTCCTCCCGGCACCTATCAGTTGGTGGTATGGCACCCGCAGACAGGACCTGGAACGACAAGGACGGTTGTGGTGCAACCGGATGGAAAGTTGCGTGAGCAACTGTCGCTACCCGCTCCCAAGGGGAATCGAACCGCGTATAAGGTCATGGATAGCCCTCGGTTCGCCCCTGAGTCGTTAGGGTACCCTGTTGACATCCAGCCGTTCGTCGAACGTCAACATTGATAGTCATGCACTTCTCTACTGTGAAGCGGCCTTGCCGATCCGTATCTCTCGGCTTCCTCGGCGTTGTTTCAATAGATACCCGGATCAAGTCTGAAATGCGACAACCGCCCATCCCATGAGCCGGAATTCTCCGGCACGTCCGTCAAACGGGTAACAGATAAATACGATCACACAGGCATGAGTGCAACCGGCCGGCGGCGCGAAGGGTAGAGGATGAATCCGCTGAACATGCGTCAACGTGCGATTGTCTTGGTTGCCCTTGCCTGCTGTATTTCTCTGGCTGGGCCTGCGTTTGGCGGAACGGCATCGCAGATTCAGCAGGTTCAGGCACTCTATGACAAGAAGGAGTATCAGAAGGCTCTTGAAGGGCTGGACAATCTCGATTCTCAGACGTTGGGCGTAGTGGATGTTCGTCGACTCAAGATTCGCACACTTCTGAGACTGGGCAACCCGAAGAATGCCCTTACAAACTATGACGAGCTTGTGCAGGTCTTGAAGCATGAGGATCCGTCGATCCTTCGTGAGGTCTCACTCGGATTTGTTCTTGTCCTGACGAAGGATATGCGCGAGCAAATGCGTGGTGCGGCCTATACTGCCCTCAAGGAATGGCACAGTCCTGAGTCGATTCCATTCTTGGAAGATGGGCTCAGCGACGGATCCGGTCTTGTCCGAGCCTTAGCGGCTGAAGGGCTTGCGAAGCTGGACGAGGGACGCCGTTCGTCCCGATTCCGGCAGGCCTTGGACGATCAGGCGGCGTTGGTGAAGGTGGCGGTACTCAAGGGTTTTGCAACGTCCGGTGATCCTTCCGTCATCCCGCTCGTCGAGCCCCTACTGAGTGATTCCGAGATACGGGTGCGAGTCGCAGCCGCCGAGGTGCTCTGTAATTTCAAACGACCCAGGGGCTGTGAACTGCTCTTTCAGTATGCGAAGGCACCAAATCCAGATGGGCGGGCCTCGGCGATTCGTGCCCTGGTTGATCGGCGGTCGACAGAAGTTTTGCCGATTCTCATCGAGTCGAGTGAAGACAAGCAGCCATCGGTACGGGGGGCTGCCGCCACAGGGTTGGTCCATGTGCCTACTGCCGAAGCAGTCACTGTTCTGACCAGACTGCTGAGAGACCCCCTCCCACCAGTGCGGATCGCTGCAGCCGTCAGCCTGGGGCAGCTGCGCGGATTTGATGTACGCGCGCCTCTGAATAGGGCTCTCGATGATCGTGACCCGGCAGTCAGAGCCTTCGTCATCGGCGCGTTGCTGGAGCAGGGTGAACGCTATGAGATGGTAGCCGGCCCTGTGCAGGCTCTCAGGAACACGAATGAGCCGGCCGTTCGCGCTGCCGTGGCACGAGCCTTGGGGCATGCCGGAGAATCGAATCGAGAGCCGGCACGATCGGCCTCGATGCTGCTGGTTCAGGATACGGTGCCTCGAGTGAGGATTGCGGCGGTCAAGTCAATGGCAAAGATTGATGGGGTGGATGCGATCCCCCTCCTCAAACAGAGTCTGCACGACGAGGATGATGCAGTTCGGGCAACGGCCGGAGGAGCGCTGTTGAAGGTTGTGCTCCCGAACAACTAGGCTAGGGACGTACCGTTGCGCCGCTACGTTCATCGATGTCGTTGAACCGGAGTCGTTCCCTATGCGATGGTTCGATGAACCAGTGCTGTTCCTGTAGAAGGAGTTGTGTCCATGGCCATTCGAGTCCTTGCTGTGTTGGCGCTGTTGGGCTTCTGGCTCAACGCCTCTTTTCTGTTCGCAAATGAGCCACCGGGGCACGATCCGATCGAGCCGCCGACGAGTCAAGACGGCGCGCCGATGATTGTGGTCCCGGCCGGCTCGTTCCCGATGGGTGTGCCGGCTGGAGCCCGTGACGGAGGACGCGATGAATATCCACGTCATGACGTGTTCGTCGATACATTTGCGATCGATAAATTTGAAGTCACAAACGGCCGGTATTTGGAATTCGTGAAGTCCACAGGACATCGCGTTCCACAGAATCCAAGAAATCCGACAAGAAACCTTTGGCAAGGGGAGAGCATCACCGATTCGTTGACCGATCGACCAGTGATCAATGTTGATTGGTTTGATGCCGAAGCCTACTGTAGATGGGCGGGTAAACGACTCCCCACCGAAGCCGAATGGGAAAAGGCGGCCAAGGGGACGTCCGATAGGCGATTCCCTTGGGGGAACGTTGAACCGACCTCCAAACATCTTAACTACAACCAACCGTGGATCGGGGAGAAGACTCTCATGCCGGTCGGAAGTTATGAGGCGGGCAAGAGCCCGTACGGTCTGTATGACATGGCCGGCAATGTTTGGGAATGGGTCGATGACTGGTACGATGCTCGATATTATGAGAAGAGCCCGAAAAAGAATCCGAAAGGTCCGGACACAGGCACGAAGAAAGTGATCAGGGGCGCGGGTTGGCAAAACGAGACGCCCACGGTCCGCATCTTTACTCGTGTCGAGAGCGATCCAACGGTCCGAAATGAGTCCACAGGATTTCGTTGCGCGGCCAGCACACCGATGAAACGCTGAACCGGGAATCTCTCGACTACGTGATATCGAGGGGACTCCGTTAGGTTAAGGGGAGTTAGAGATCAATGATCGCGCGCACCGGAAGCCGATTGTCGCAGCACGTTGGTCTGGAGGGGCACCGCCTCTGGTTGCCGTTCGAAGCATGACGCGGTGGCTTTTCCAAGAGCCACCCCGAACACTCTTGTAGCGCCCGGTGGTTGGGCCTGGCGGATTGCGTTCCGGCATGTACGCATAGTAGTCGAACCCGAACCAATCCTGTACCCATTCGGCAATGTTGCCCGCCATATGGTGCAAGCCATAGGGACTCTTACCTTCCTCATAGGAATCGACTGCTGCAAGAATAGGAATCTCATGGACATGATGTTGCCCGAACATCGCGAGTGTGGAGCTGGGAATCGCTTCACCCCATGGGTAGGAAATCCCTTCAGGCCCCCGCGCCGCCTTTTCCCATTCGGCCTCGGTCGGTAGTCTGGCGTGCTTTGCCGCGCATAGATCGTTCGCTTCTGCCCATGTGACATAGAGCGCAGGCCAGCGGGTCAAGGTCTGGTCGGAGATGGAATGGACGGTGATGACGTGCCAGAGGAGTTTTTGCAGTTCGCCCGAGGGATGAAACTTCTGTTGCTGCAGAAAGGTCACGTATTCTCCGAGGCTCACTTCATCTCGATCCATCTCATAGGCATCCAGCCAGACTCGATGTTGGGGCAGTTCCGTATCGTCGAACTGGGTCCGGTTGCCATAGGGTTCGTTGTCGACTCGGTTGCTTCCGAGCAAAAACGTACCAGCAGGGATGGTGATCATCGGCGATGATCTGGCCAACCTCACGATTCCTGTTAAATGACGGGCTAGTTCTGGTGATGGCTTTGAGCCGGCCTCTCCGATGGAGGGTCTTCCCATGGTGACTACGAGCGCAAATGTGATCATAGCCAATACACAAAGGAGGCGGAACGACTTGTCCGAGAGATTCATGACGAGTCCGGATCTCGTTGCACTATAAAGCGGACATCTGTAGCTTACAATAGTTAGGGCTGAGGATCAGGACGTTCTGAGTCATTCGACATCCTTCAAAACGGATAGTATGCGGCCCTGATCCGTACATGGCTATGGAAAGGAGCAGGGAATGAGAACGGATCACCTATTCACCTCTCACTATCTGCGCCCTTCCGTGTCCTGTGTGTGGATCGTCACGATAATGCTCACCCTCCC from Nitrospira sp. encodes:
- a CDS encoding carboxypeptidase-like regulatory domain-containing protein; the encoded protein is MSRVACMSGLTAALVFAVAIPALTPASAYDVVTVRQGGTIEGTVTLDGPVPDPKAFSLITFPDPAYCGRISNGSGWRLLHDFVVGHQGGLKDAIVLLEGVEAGKPFDVSVPLIEARDCMFQPFMTIVRNGHAVEVINMDPVMHDIQGYETSLEAGARVLFNSPLVMNHQHRRGDIHATHDHAPGASLVGPIYLNKGRRTFYMQCGFHAYMESWAMAVNNPYYALTDAEGKFSITGIPPGTYQLVVWHPQTGPGTTRTVVVQPDGKLREQLSLPAPKGNRTAYKVMDSPRFAPESLGYPVDIQPFVERQH
- a CDS encoding HEAT repeat domain-containing protein produces the protein MNPLNMRQRAIVLVALACCISLAGPAFGGTASQIQQVQALYDKKEYQKALEGLDNLDSQTLGVVDVRRLKIRTLLRLGNPKNALTNYDELVQVLKHEDPSILREVSLGFVLVLTKDMREQMRGAAYTALKEWHSPESIPFLEDGLSDGSGLVRALAAEGLAKLDEGRRSSRFRQALDDQAALVKVAVLKGFATSGDPSVIPLVEPLLSDSEIRVRVAAAEVLCNFKRPRGCELLFQYAKAPNPDGRASAIRALVDRRSTEVLPILIESSEDKQPSVRGAAATGLVHVPTAEAVTVLTRLLRDPLPPVRIAAAVSLGQLRGFDVRAPLNRALDDRDPAVRAFVIGALLEQGERYEMVAGPVQALRNTNEPAVRAAVARALGHAGESNREPARSASMLLVQDTVPRVRIAAVKSMAKIDGVDAIPLLKQSLHDEDDAVRATAGGALLKVVLPNN
- a CDS encoding SUMF1/EgtB/PvdO family nonheme iron enzyme, which produces MAIRVLAVLALLGFWLNASFLFANEPPGHDPIEPPTSQDGAPMIVVPAGSFPMGVPAGARDGGRDEYPRHDVFVDTFAIDKFEVTNGRYLEFVKSTGHRVPQNPRNPTRNLWQGESITDSLTDRPVINVDWFDAEAYCRWAGKRLPTEAEWEKAAKGTSDRRFPWGNVEPTSKHLNYNQPWIGEKTLMPVGSYEAGKSPYGLYDMAGNVWEWVDDWYDARYYEKSPKKNPKGPDTGTKKVIRGAGWQNETPTVRIFTRVESDPTVRNESTGFRCAASTPMKR
- a CDS encoding formylglycine-generating enzyme family protein — protein: MARSSPMITIPAGTFLLGSNRVDNEPYGNRTQFDDTELPQHRVWLDAYEMDRDEVSLGEYVTFLQQQKFHPSGELQKLLWHVITVHSISDQTLTRWPALYVTWAEANDLCAAKHARLPTEAEWEKAARGPEGISYPWGEAIPSSTLAMFGQHHVHEIPILAAVDSYEEGKSPYGLHHMAGNIAEWVQDWFGFDYYAYMPERNPPGPTTGRYKSVRGGSWKSHRVMLRTATRGGAPPDQRAATIGFRCARSLISNSP